The following proteins are co-located in the Gorilla gorilla gorilla isolate KB3781 chromosome 7, NHGRI_mGorGor1-v2.1_pri, whole genome shotgun sequence genome:
- the BOP1 gene encoding ribosome biogenesis protein BOP1 isoform X2, whose protein sequence is MAGSRGAGRTAAPSVRPEKRRSEPELEPEPEPEASTPCPRTEMASARIGDEYAEDSSDEEDIRNTVGNVPLEWYDDFPHVGYDLDGRRIYKPLRTRDELDQFLDKMDDPDYWRTVQDPMTGRDLRLTDEQVALVRRLQSGQFGDVGFNPYEPAVDFFSGDVMIHPVTNRPADKRSFIPSLVEKEKVSRMVHAIKMGWIQPRRPRDPTPSFYDLWAQEDPNAVLGRHKMHVPAPKLALPGHAESYNPPPEYLLSEEERLAWEQQEPGERKLSFLPRKFPSLRAVPAYGRFIQERFERCLDLYLCPRQRKMRVNVDPEDLIPKLPRPRDLQPFPTCQALVYRGHSDLVRCLSVSPGGQWLVSGSDDGSLRLWEVATARCVRTVPVGGVVKSVAWNPSPAVCLVAAAVEDSVLLLNPALGDRLVAGSTDQLLSAFVPPEEPPLQPARWLEASEEERQAGLRLRICHGKPVTQVTWHGRGDYLAVVLATQGHTQVLIHQLSRRRSQSPFRRSHGQVQRVAFHPARPFLLVASQRSVRLYHLLRQELTKKLMPNCKWVSSLAVHPAGDNVICGSYDSKLVWFDLDLSTKPYRMLRHHKKALRAVAFHPRYPLFASGSDDGSVIVCHGMVYNDLLQNPLLVPVKVLKGHVLTRDLGVLDVIFHPTQPWVFSSGADGTVRLFT, encoded by the exons GACATCCGGAACACGGTGGGCAACGTGCCCTTGGAGTGGTACGATGACTTCCCCCACGTGGGCTACGACCTGGATGGCAGGCGCATCTACAAGCCCCTGCGGACCCGGGATGAGCTGGACCAGTTTCTGGACAAGATGGACGATCCTGACTACTG GCGCACTGTGCAGGACCCGATGACAGGGCGGGACCTGAGACTGACGGATGAGCAGGTGGCCTTGGTGCGGCGGCTGCAGAGTGGCCAGTTTGGGGATGTGGGGTTCAACCCCTATGAG CCGGCTGTCGACTTCTTCAGCGGGGACGTCATGATCCACCCGGTGACCAACCGCCCGGCCGACAAGCGCAGCTTCATCCCCTCCCTGGTGGAGAAGGAGAAG GTCTCTCGCATGGTGCACGCCATCAAGATGGGCTGGATCCAGCCTCGCCGGCCCCGAGACCCCACCCCCAGCTTCTATGACCTGTGGGCCCAGGAGGACCCCAACGCCGTGCTCGGGCGCCACAAGATGCACGTGCCTGCTCCCAAGCTGGCCCTGCCAGGCCACGCCGAGTCGTACAACCCACCCCCTGAATACCTGCTCAGCGAGGAGGAG CGCTTGGCGTGGGAACAGCAGGAGCCAGGCGAGAGGAAGCTGAGCTTTTTGCCACGCAAGTTCCCGAGCCTGCGGGCCGTGCCTGCCTACGGACGCTTCATCCAGGAACGCTTTGAGCGCTGCCTTGACCTGTACCTGTGCCCACGGCAGCGCAAGATGAGG GTGAATGTAGACCCTGAGGACCTCATCCCCAAGCTGCCTCGGCCGAGGGACCTGCAGCCCTTCCCCACGTGCCAGGCCCTG GTCTACAGGGGCCACAGTGACCTTGTCCGGTGCCTCAGTGTCTCTCCTGGGGGCCAGTGGCTGGTTTCAG GCTCTGACGACGGCTCCCTGCGGCTCTGGGAGGTGGCTACTGCTCGCTGCGTGAGGACTGTTCCCGTGGGGGGCGTGGTGAAGAGTGTGGCCTGGAACCCCAGCCCCGCTGTCTGCCTGGTGGCTGCGGCCGT GGAGGACTCGGTGCTGCTGCTGAACCCAGCTCTGGGGGACCGGCTGGTGGCGGGCAGCACAGATCAGCTGTTGAGCGCCTTCGTCCCGCCTGAGGAGCCCCCCTTGCAGCCGGCCCGCTGGCTGGAGGCCTCAGAGGAGGAGCGCCAAGCGGGCCTGCGGCTGCGCATCTGCCACGGGAAG CCAGTGACGCAGGTGACCTGGCACGGGCGTGGGGACTACCTGGCCGTGGTGCTGGCCACCCAAGGCCACACCCAGGTGCTGATTCACCAGCTGAGCCGTCGCCGCAGCCAGAGTCCGTTCCGCCGCAGCCACGGACAGGTGCAGCGAGTGGCCTTCCACCCTGCCCGGCCCTTCCTGTTGGTGGCGTCCCAGCGCAGTGTCCGCCTCTACCACCTGCTGCGCCAGGAGCTCACCAAGAAGCTGATGCCCAACTGCAAGTGGGTGTCCAGCCTGGCAGTGCACCCTGCAG GTGACAACGTCATCTGTGGGAGCTACGATAGCAAGCTGGTGTGGTTTGACCTGGATCTTTCCACCAAGCCATACAGGATGCTGAG ACACCACAAGAAGGCTCTGCGGGCTGTGGCCTTCCACCCGCGGTACCCACTCTTCGCGTCAGGCTCGGACGACGGCAGTGTCATCGTCTGCCATGGCATGGTGTACAA TGACCTTCTGCAGAACCCCTTGCTGGTGCCCGTCAAGGTGCTGAAGGGACACGTGCTGACCCGAGACCTGGGAGTGCTGGACGTCATCTTCCACCCCACCCAGCCGTGGGTCTTCTCCTCGGGGGCAGACGGGACCGTCCGCCTCTTCACCTAG
- the SCX gene encoding basic helix-loop-helix transcription factor scleraxis: protein MSFATLRPAPPGRYLYPEVSPLSEDEDRGSDSSGSDEKPCRVHAARCGLQGARRRAGGRRAGGGGPGGRPGREPRQRHTANARERDRTNSVNTAFTALRTLIPTEPADRKLSKIETLRLASSYISHLGNVLLAGEACGDGQPCHSGPAFFHAARAGSPPPPPPPPPARDGENTQPKQICTFCLSNQRKLSKDRDRKTAIRS from the exons ATGTCCTTCGCCACGCTGCGCCCGGCGCCGCCGGGCCGCTACCTGTACCCCGAGGTGAGCCCGCTGTCGGAGGACGAGGACCGCGGCAGCGACAGCTCGGGCTCCGACGAGAAACCCTGTCGCGTGCACGCGGCGCGCTGCGGCCTCCAGGGCGCCCGGCGGAGGGCGGGGGGCCggcgggccgggggcggggggcCAGGGGGCCGGCCAGGCCGTGAGCCCCGGCAGCGGCACACGGCGAACGCGCGCGAGCGAGACCGCACCAACAGCGTGAACACGGCCTTCACGGCGCTGCGCACGCTGATCCCCACCGAGCCCGCCGACCGCAAGCTCTCCAAGATTGAGACGCTGCgcctggcctccagctacatctcGCACCTGGGCAACGTGCTGCTGGCGGGCGAGGCCTGCGGCGACGGACAGCCCTGCCACTCCGGGCCCGCCTTCTTCCACGCGGCGCGCGCCGGCAgccccccgccgccgcccccgccgcctCCCGCCCGCGACGGCGAGAACACCCAGCCCAAACAGATCTGCACCTTCTGCCTCAGCAACCAGAGAAAGTTG AGCAAGGACCGCGACAGAAAGACAGCGATTCGCAGTTAG
- the BOP1 gene encoding ribosome biogenesis protein BOP1 isoform X3 — translation MASARIGDEYAEDSSDEEDIRNTVGNVPLEWYDDFPHVGYDLDGRRIYKPLRTRDELDQFLDKMDDPDYWRTVQDPMTGRDLRLTDEQVALVRRLQSGQFGDVGFNPYEPAVDFFSGDVMIHPVTNRPADKRSFIPSLVEKEKVSRMVHAIKMGWIQPRRPRDPTPSFYDLWAQEDPNAVLGRHKMHVPAPKLALPGHAESYNPPPEYLLSEEERLAWEQQEPGERKLSFLPRKFPSLRAVPAYGRFIQERFERCLDLYLCPRQRKMRVNVDPEDLIPKLPRPRDLQPFPTCQALVYRGHSDLVRCLSVSPGGQWLVSGSDDGSLRLWEVATARCVRTVPVGGVVKSVAWNPSPAVCLVAAAVEDSVLLLNPALGDRLVAGSTDQLLSAFVPPEEPPLQPARWLEASEEERQAGLRLRICHGKPVTQVTWHGRGDYLAVVLATQGHTQVLIHQLSRRRSQSPFRRSHGQVQRVAFHPARPFLLVASQRSVRLYHLLRQELTKKLMPNCKWVSSLAVHPAGDNVICGSYDSKLVWFDLDLSTKPYRMLRHHKKALRAVAFHPRYPLFASGSDDGSVIVCHGMVYNDLLQNPLLVPVKVLKGHVLTRDLGVLDVIFHPTQPWVFSSGADGTVRLFT, via the exons GACATCCGGAACACGGTGGGCAACGTGCCCTTGGAGTGGTACGATGACTTCCCCCACGTGGGCTACGACCTGGATGGCAGGCGCATCTACAAGCCCCTGCGGACCCGGGATGAGCTGGACCAGTTTCTGGACAAGATGGACGATCCTGACTACTG GCGCACTGTGCAGGACCCGATGACAGGGCGGGACCTGAGACTGACGGATGAGCAGGTGGCCTTGGTGCGGCGGCTGCAGAGTGGCCAGTTTGGGGATGTGGGGTTCAACCCCTATGAG CCGGCTGTCGACTTCTTCAGCGGGGACGTCATGATCCACCCGGTGACCAACCGCCCGGCCGACAAGCGCAGCTTCATCCCCTCCCTGGTGGAGAAGGAGAAG GTCTCTCGCATGGTGCACGCCATCAAGATGGGCTGGATCCAGCCTCGCCGGCCCCGAGACCCCACCCCCAGCTTCTATGACCTGTGGGCCCAGGAGGACCCCAACGCCGTGCTCGGGCGCCACAAGATGCACGTGCCTGCTCCCAAGCTGGCCCTGCCAGGCCACGCCGAGTCGTACAACCCACCCCCTGAATACCTGCTCAGCGAGGAGGAG CGCTTGGCGTGGGAACAGCAGGAGCCAGGCGAGAGGAAGCTGAGCTTTTTGCCACGCAAGTTCCCGAGCCTGCGGGCCGTGCCTGCCTACGGACGCTTCATCCAGGAACGCTTTGAGCGCTGCCTTGACCTGTACCTGTGCCCACGGCAGCGCAAGATGAGG GTGAATGTAGACCCTGAGGACCTCATCCCCAAGCTGCCTCGGCCGAGGGACCTGCAGCCCTTCCCCACGTGCCAGGCCCTG GTCTACAGGGGCCACAGTGACCTTGTCCGGTGCCTCAGTGTCTCTCCTGGGGGCCAGTGGCTGGTTTCAG GCTCTGACGACGGCTCCCTGCGGCTCTGGGAGGTGGCTACTGCTCGCTGCGTGAGGACTGTTCCCGTGGGGGGCGTGGTGAAGAGTGTGGCCTGGAACCCCAGCCCCGCTGTCTGCCTGGTGGCTGCGGCCGT GGAGGACTCGGTGCTGCTGCTGAACCCAGCTCTGGGGGACCGGCTGGTGGCGGGCAGCACAGATCAGCTGTTGAGCGCCTTCGTCCCGCCTGAGGAGCCCCCCTTGCAGCCGGCCCGCTGGCTGGAGGCCTCAGAGGAGGAGCGCCAAGCGGGCCTGCGGCTGCGCATCTGCCACGGGAAG CCAGTGACGCAGGTGACCTGGCACGGGCGTGGGGACTACCTGGCCGTGGTGCTGGCCACCCAAGGCCACACCCAGGTGCTGATTCACCAGCTGAGCCGTCGCCGCAGCCAGAGTCCGTTCCGCCGCAGCCACGGACAGGTGCAGCGAGTGGCCTTCCACCCTGCCCGGCCCTTCCTGTTGGTGGCGTCCCAGCGCAGTGTCCGCCTCTACCACCTGCTGCGCCAGGAGCTCACCAAGAAGCTGATGCCCAACTGCAAGTGGGTGTCCAGCCTGGCAGTGCACCCTGCAG GTGACAACGTCATCTGTGGGAGCTACGATAGCAAGCTGGTGTGGTTTGACCTGGATCTTTCCACCAAGCCATACAGGATGCTGAG ACACCACAAGAAGGCTCTGCGGGCTGTGGCCTTCCACCCGCGGTACCCACTCTTCGCGTCAGGCTCGGACGACGGCAGTGTCATCGTCTGCCATGGCATGGTGTACAA TGACCTTCTGCAGAACCCCTTGCTGGTGCCCGTCAAGGTGCTGAAGGGACACGTGCTGACCCGAGACCTGGGAGTGCTGGACGTCATCTTCCACCCCACCCAGCCGTGGGTCTTCTCCTCGGGGGCAGACGGGACCGTCCGCCTCTTCACCTAG